In Candidatus Neomarinimicrobiota bacterium, the genomic stretch AGTTTGCATATTGAGGACACCAATATTCAATCCGCCGGCAGTCCCCGTCAACCGGGCACCTCCTAAAATGGGCACTGATGATCCACCAGGACCGATACCGATTCGTCTACTGAAGAACATTTCAATATCGGGCCCATAATAGGTTGGCTCACCTACGGAAAAAAGACCGGCATTCTCCAGAAAGAAGGACCTTTTTTCCGGAAAAAAAAGGCTGAACCTGTCAAGGTTAATCTGTTTTTCATCAGCTTCTACCTGAGCAAAATCTGTATTGTAGGTAAAATCTAAGGTAAGACTTGATGTGAGGCTGTATTTGGCATCCAAACCGAGCTGGCTCTGGCCTGCGGCTTCGGTAGAAGTCTGTCCTAATCCATAAGGTATTATTTTCAGATTTTTAGGGTTGGTTATGACAAGACCCGTCAATGTACCAGCAATGGAAACACGATTTATGTTGAACTGCCTGGGGATTGGTATCCAGTAAGCGTCTTCCTGCTTCCTTGCAATGACCCTCTCGAAGTTAATGCCCCATTGTTGTTCTTCGATTTCTTTGAATCGTAGAGTTTTGAACGGAATAGCAAATTCAGCACTCCAGCCGAAATCGCCCAC encodes the following:
- a CDS encoding hydrolase, producing the protein MKIKSYLLSITLTTVLMGIGDNHFISNQLETVSVSEAPVVDGNVMDDPVWEIAPVVTSFTQQTPDEGESISEKTEVRVMYSSEALYVAVVCFDSEPERIVVSDTRRDASLKDSDSFRFILDTFHDKQNGYIFGTNPAGIEYDAQVNKEGQGGFNTGRQSVGAGGAFNLNWDAVWEVQTVVGDFGWSAEFAIPFKTLRFKEIEEQQWGINFERVIARKQEDAYWIPIPRQFNINRVSIAGTLTGLVITNPKNLKIIPYGLGQTSTEAAGQSQLGLDAKYSLTSSLTLDFTYNTDFAQVEADEKQINLDRFSLFFPEKRSFFLENAGLFSVGEPTYYGPDIEMFFSRRIGIGPGGSSVPILGGARLTGTAGGLNIGVLNMQT